Below is a genomic region from Delftia tsuruhatensis.
GGGCGATGCCGGCCAGCGGCACCAGCGCGAGCATGGATCCCACGGCCGCCAGCGCCGTGGCGGCGGCCAATGGTCCGGCAATGGGTGCCAGCACCCGGCGGATGGGGCCGGCTCCCCCGAGGGGGCCCGCCGCGTTGTCAGAACTGCTCATGAAGGAAAAACACCCGCAAACTTGGAACTCCGGACCAGGCTTCCCATGGCCGCACCTTGCCGGCCGCACCTTGCCGGCCCGCATGGAAGTCAGGCCCAGATGCAGATGAGAATTAATTTCATCACTATAAACTAAATCCACGATTAAGTTGCATGGACTCAACTAAATGCCGGACGGGGTTACAGTGGGGACCCCCCGTGCCCACGATGCCCCAAGGAGAAGACATGAAGCCGCCCGAGCCGCCCGCGACGCGGGGCCGCCCCCGCACCATCACCCGCGAACGCATCGCACAGGCGGGCATGGACATCGGGCTGCCCGACATCACCTTCGTCGGCGTGGCCGCCGCGCTGGGCGTCAGCCACATGGCGCTCTACAAGCATGTGCCCAGCCTGGATGAGCTCAAGCGCCTGGTGGCCGAGGAAATCTTCACGCGCTGGCAGATTCCCCAGGCCGGTGGCGCCGGGCGCGCAGGCCTGCCGGACTACATGAAGGTCTTCACCAACTCCGTGCGCGAATTCGTCAGGAGGCACCCTGGCGTGACGCCCTATGTGATCCGCCGGCTGGCCGCCACCCAGCCCATGCTGGACAAGATCGTCGGCCACCAGCGGCACATCGCCCAGGCCTATGGACTGTCCGAAGACCAGTCGCGCTGGCTGCTGGCCACCGTGACCTTCCATTGCATGGCGGTAGCCGACACGGTGTATTCGGTGGCAGGACGCGAGCCTGTCGTGGACGCCGACCGCGCCGCCGAGGAGGCCGAGATGGAAGTGGAGCTGGACCAGGGCATGCAGGCCCTCGTCACGGGCGCGCTGGCGATGCTGGACAGGTGACCGGCGCGGGATTGCATCGACCGCCCCGTGTGTCTTGGGGCGGCCCGGCGACAAAAGTGCCCCCACGCTCCCCTTGCTGCGCAAGGTCCGCTGCCCCCCGTGGGGGTCGCTTTTTGTCTTGGGGCGGCCCGGCGACAAAAGTGCCCCCACGCTCCCCTTGCTTCGCAAGGTCCGCTGCCCCCCGTGTGGGTCGCTTTTTGTCTTGGGGCGGCCCAGCGACAAAAAAGCCCCTGCCTCGAAAGGCAGGGGCTGTCAGGGGCCCGGGACGCCATGCGCGACATCACCGGGCCGGCTAGCAAGGGTTGGCGTCAGCCGGCTGCCGCCTCCGGCGACGGCTTGGGCTGCAGGCGCTTGAGCACGCGCGGCACGATGAGCACGCAGGCCACGATGATGATCAGCGTCAGCGACATGGGGCGCTGCAGGAAGATCCACCAGCTGCCTTCGCCGATGGACACGGCATTGCGCATCTGCGCCTCGGCCAGGGGGCCCAGGATCATGCCCACCACGACGGGCGCGGTGGGGAAGTCGAAGCGGCGCATGACCACGCCCAGCACGCCGATGCCGTACAGCAGGAACAGGTCGAACGCGCTCTGGCGCATGCCGTAGGCACCGACCGTGGCGAAGATCAGGATGCCGGCGTACAGCTGGGGACGCGGGATCTTGAGCAGCTTGACCCACAGGCCCACCATGGGCAGGTTCAGTACCAGCAGCATCAGGTTGCCGATGTACAGCGAGGCGATCAGCGCCCAGACCAGGGCCGCGGAGGAGCTGAACAGCTGCGGGCCGGGGTTGATGCCGTAGTTCTGGAACGCGCCCAGCAGCACGGCCGTGGTGTTGCTGGTGGGAATGCCCAGGGTCAGCAGCGGGATCAGCGCGGCGGTCACGGTGGCGTTGTTGGCGGCCTCGGGGCCGGCCACGCCTTCGATGGCGCCCTTGGTGCCGAACTCTGCGCGGTCCTCGCCCTTGGCCAGCTTCTTCTCGGTCGCATAGCTCAGGAAGGTGGGGATCTCGGTGCCGCCGGCGGGAATGCAGCCGAAGGGCGTGCCGATGACGGTGCCACGCAGCCAGGCGGGCCAGGAGCGCTTCCAGTCGCGGCCGGTCATGTGCACGCGGCCCATCCTGTTCTGCGACTCGACGACCTTGCCTTCGTACATGGCCGCGTACAGCACTTCGGCCACGGCGAACAGGCCCACGGCCACGAGGACGATGTCCACGCCGTCCAGCAGTTCCATCTTGCCCATGGTGTAGCGCGCGGCGCCCGAGATCTGGTCCATGCCGATGCAGCCCAGCGCCAGCCCCAGGAACAGGGCCGTCATGCCGCGCAGCGCGCTCTGGCCGAGCACGGCGCTGACGGTGGTGAAGGCCAGCACCATGAGCATGAAGTACTCGGGCGGGCCCAGCTTGACGGCGAAGTCGGCCACCGAGGGCGCGAACAGCGTGACGACCACGGTGGCCACGGTGCCGGCCACGAAGGAGCCGATGGCGGAAGTGGCCAGCGCGGCGCCCGCGCGGCCGCTCTTGGCCATCTTGTTGCCCTCCATGGCCGTGACCATGCTCGCGGTTTCCCCGGGCGTGTTCAGCAGGATGGAGGTGGTGGAGCCACCGTACATGGCGCCGTAGTAGATGCCCGCGAAGAAGATCATCGATGCGGTGACATCGACCTTGGCGGTGATGGGCAGCAGCATGGCCACGGCCACGGCGGGGCCGATGCCGGGCAGCACGCCCACGGCCGTGCCCAGCGCGCAGCCGACCAGGGCCCACAGCAGGTTGGCCGGTGTGATGGCGGTGGCGAAGCCCGCCAGCAGTGCGTCGAAGATTTCCATTACAGCCACCCCGTCTCGGTCAGGCCTGGCAGGTTGATCGCCAGGAATTGCGTGAATGCCCAGAACACGGGCGCCGAGATCACCAGTCCGGTGAACACGTCCTTGGCCCAGGTGATGGGCGCGCCTGCCTGCGTCTGGCCGCCGGCGCGGCGCAGGCCCTGCACGGCCAGCACATAGCAGATGGTGCAGCTGACGATGAAGCCCACGGTGGCGATCAGCGCGGCATTGACCAGCAGGCCGGCCGACACCCAGACGAAGGCGCCGATGTCGGCGCGCGGGTGGCCGCCGGGAGCGGAGGCCTCGCGGTAGCCGCCCGTGCGCGCCTCCCAGACCAGCCAGGCGCCGCAGACCGCGAGCACCGCGGCACACAGCCAGGGCAGGAAATTGGGGCCGACGCCGCCGTAGCCGGAGTCGGACGGAATCTGCAGAGCGCCGAAGGCCAGGCCTGCGGCGACCAGCAGCACGCCGGCTCCGACGAGGGTCTGCGCGCGCACCGAGGGAAAGCCGCCGGGCGCATCGGCCTGGGTGGCATCCGGGGCAAGGGAATGGGGTTGTGAGGACTCGGACATGGTCTGTTCCTGGCCGCAGCGCAACCGGCGACCGGGCAGGTCACCGCTGCGGATGTGGGGAAAAAATGAAGCCGCCGGGACCCGGCTGCCGCTTTCGCGGCGCGCGGGCATCTTCCGTTTCTTGAAGCAGGTGCTGCGACTGGCGCCTGCCATGGCCCGCAGCGATGCGGGCCGCTGCCACGCCAGCCCCGCAAGAGGCCGGCGCGGCGCCGTGCGATCACACCATGCCGGACTTGACCATGGTGGCGCGCAGGCTCGCGAACTCCTGGTCCACGAACTCGCCGAAGGCATCGCCGGCCAGCCATGCGGGCGTCCAGTCGTTCTTCTGCAGGGCTTCGGCCCAGGCCTTGCTCTTGGTGGCCTTTTCGATCATGGCCACCAGCGCATCGCGCTGGGCCTTGGAGATGCCGGGCGCGCCGTAGACGCCGCGCCAGTTGCCGATCTCCACGTTGATGCCCTGCTCCTTGAGCGTGGGAACATCCACGCCCTTCAGACGCTGGCCCGAGGTCACGCCGATGGGCTTCATCTTGCCGGTGCCGATGTACTCGGCGAACTCGCTGTAGCCGCTGCCGCCCACGGTGACGTTGCCACCCAGGATGGCGGAGATGGCCTCGCCGCCCCCACGGAAGGCCACGTAGTTGATCTTGGAGGGGTCGACGCCGACTTCGCGGGCAATCATGGCCGCCGCGATGTGCTCGGTGGAGCCGCGCGAGCCACCGCCCCACTTGATGGAGCCCGGGTCCTTCTTGAGCTGGGCGATCACCTCGGCCATGCTCTTGTAGGGGGAGTTGGCGGGCAGCACGAAGACGTTGTATTCGCTGGTCAGGCGCGCCAGCGGCGTGGCCTGGCTCAGGTTGACCGGGGGCTTGCCGGTGATGATGCCGCCCAGCATCACGGCGCCCATCACCATCATGGCGTTGGGATCGCCCTTGCTGCCGTTGACGAACTGCGCCAGGCCGATGGCGCCTGCCGCACCGCCCTTGTTGTCATAGGTGACCGAAGAAGCCTGCGCCGCGTCCTGCAAAGCCTTGCCCAGGGCACGGCCCGTGGTGTCCCAGCCGCCGCCGGGGTTGGCCGGCAGCATCATCTTGACGGCTACGGCGGCCTGCGCGGACAGCGGCAGGCTGCCCGCAGCGGCCAGGGCCGCCAGCGACTTCAGAAAGGTATCGCGACGCATGGTTTGACTCCTTGTGTTGTAAGGCTGTCGATGATCGGTTTGCTAGCTGTCAAATGGCTGTCCAAACCCCTAGGGGAATCCCTAGATCGATCCCGGTGCGATGGCCCGCGTCGCGGCCGGTGCTAACGTGCAGTCCATGCAATTGCTGCTTGTAGAAGACGACACCGCCATGCGCACCACGCTGCAGCGCACGCTGATACGGCGCGGCATCCAGGTGGAGACGGCGGCCGACGGCCCCTCGGCCCTGGCGCAATGGCTGGTACGCGAGCCCGACGCCGTGGTGCTGGACCTGAGCCTGCCCGGCCTGGACGGCCTGCAGGTGCTGGAGCAGGCGCGCGGCCAGGGCCTGCGCACGCCGGTGCTCATCCTCACGGCGCGTGGCACCGTGGGTGACCGCGTGCTGGGCCTGAACGCGGGCGCGGACGACTACCTGGCCAAGCCCTTCGATCTGGACGAGCTGGAAGCCCGGCTACGCGCCCTGCTGCGCCGCAGCAGCGACAGCTTCGCGCCCAAGCCCCCGCCCGAGACCATCGCCATGGGCGCGCTGCGCTACGACAAGGCCAGCGGCGCCATCCACCGCGATGGCGAGGTGATGGAGCTGACCCCGCGCGAGCTGGCCCTGATGCATGCGCTGCTGGCCCGCCCCGGTCATGCGGTGGCCAAGGAGCGCCTGTTCGCCCTGGTCTTCCCCGGCGAGTCCGATGTGCAGTACGAGGCCGTCGAAGTCGTCGCCTACCGGCTGCGCAAGAAGCTGTCAGGCACGGGCGTGCAACTGGTCACCCTGCGCGGCCTGGGCTATCTGCTCAAGGCGCAGGCCGCCTGATCCGCACGCCATGCGTGATCCCGGCCTGCCCCTTCCCGCCCCGGCGCGCACGCGCTCAGCGTCCTCCTGGTCGCTGCGCCGCCAGCTGCTGACGGGCATCCTCGTGCCGGTCATTCTCTTCATCGGCTTCAATACCTGGAGCCTGTACCACCAGACGCGGGCCTCGCTGAACACCGCCTATGACCGCACGCTGCTGGCCTCGGCCAAGAGCATCAGCGAACAGCTGGACGTGACGGGCTATGACGAGGCGGCGCGGCTGCATGCCATCGTGCCCTACTCCGCGCTGGAGATCTTCGAGGCCGACAACCAGAGCCGCATGTTCTACCGCGTCTCCACGCTGGACGGGGAAATGGTCTCGGGCTTCGCCGAGCTGCCCATGTGGCATGGCGTCATCCCGCAGCGCCCGCCCTATGCGGCCCTCGTCGACTTCTACGACGACCAGTTTCGCGGCCGCCCCGTGCGCGTGGCCGTGCTGCTGCAGCCCGTGGCCAGCTCCGAGGGGCGCGGCATGGCCGTGATCCAGGTGGCCGAGACCCTGGAGCTGCGCGAGACGCTGGCCCTGCAGATCCTGCGCACCACGCTGGCGCGCCAGGCCCTGCTGGTGGCGGCCGTGGCACTGATCGTGGTCTTCGTCGTGCAGCGCGCCACCCAGCCCGTGCGCCAGCTCAGCAGCGACCTGCGCGCGCGCCCGCGCGGCGACCTGAGCCCGCTGGCCGCGCCTGCCGCGCCGCGCGAGCTGCAACCGCTGCTGGAGGCCATCAACCAGCTCATGCTGCGGCTGCGCCAGTTGCTGTCGGACCAGAAGCGCTTCGTGCGCGATGCCTCCCACCAGTTGCGCACGCCCCTGGCCGTGCTCAAGGCCCAGCTGCAGTCGGCCCAGCGCGCCGATGTGCCGGCCGAGCAGGCCTTCGAGGAAATCGGCGCCACCGTGGAACGCGCCACCCGGCTGGCCAACCAGATGCTGGCCCTGGCCAAGGTCGAGCAGCTGCGCCAGGAAGACAGCACCCAGCCCGCACCGCCCGCGCCCAGCCCGCTGGACGAGGTGGTGCGCGACGTGGCCATCGAGCTGTCGCCGCTGATCGCCGAGCAGGACATCGACTTCTCCATCGACACCGAGCCCTGCCCCGTGCCCGCGCACGAATGGATGCTGCGCGAGCTCACGCGCAACCTGCTGCACAACGCCATACGCCACATGCCCGCGGGCGGCAGCCTGCACATCAGCGTGCACCAGGCCGGCAGCCAGGCCGTGCTCAGCCTGCGCGACAGCGGGCCGGGCATAGACAGCGAACTGGCGCAGCGGCTGTTCCAGCCCTTCTCGGCCGGCAATGCGCGCAGTGGCTCGGGCCTGGGCCTGGCCATCTGCCACGAGATCGTGCAGACGCTGGGCGGTGCCATCGAGCTGCGCAACATCTATCGGCAGGGCCTGGTCTGCGGACTGCATGCCCATGTCGCGCTGCCGATGCCGCAGGCCACTGGCGAGCGACCGGCGCCGCGCGCACAATAGCGCCATGAGCGAAAACGAATCGATGCGTCTGGACAAATGGCTGTGGTGCGCGCGCTTCTACAAGACGCGCAGCCTGGCCGTGGAGGAGATCGGCAAGGGCCGCATCACCGTCAACGGCGCCCTGGTCAAGCCCGCGCGCGAGGTGCGCTGCGGCGACACCGTGGCGCTGCGCCAGGGCCAGATCCCGCGCACCGTGGTCATCCGCGGCCTGTCCGGCATGCGCGGCCCGGCCCCCGTGGCCCAGGCCCTGTACGAGGAAACCGCCGAAAGCCTGGCCGAACGCGAGCGGCTGGCCGAGCAGCGCCGACTGGCCCCCGAGCCGGCCAGCAGCATCGCCAGCCAGCATGAAGGCCGCCCCACCAAGCGCGACCGTCGCCAGATCGACCAGGTGCGCGAACGCAGCCATTGGGACAGCCGCTGGAGCGCCTCCATCGACGACCTGGACCGGCGCTGAGCCTCTCACCCCATGCAAAAAGGCCATGTGCAGAAGCTGCACATGGCCTTTGCTGTCAGGCGGGCAGCCTGCTCCGTGCTCAGACCACCTGGTCCCGCGCGGGCGCGTCGTCGTCCTGTGCTTTCGGAAGGATGAGGTTCATCACCATGGCAGCCATGGCGCCCACGGTCACGGCCGAGCCCAGCAGGTACTGCAGCATGGCCGGCAGGGTCTGGACCCACTCCTTGGGCGCCAGCGTGGCGAAGAACGAGCAGATGATGGGCACGCCCACCACCAGCATGGCGCGCTCGTCCAGTCGTACGTGGCGCAGGATGCGGATGCCGGCCATGGCAATGGTCACGCAGACCACGGCGAACATGCCGCCGATCACGGGCGAGGGAATGGCCGCGATCAGCGCCGAGAACTTGCCCAGGAAACCCAGGCAGGCCAGCACCAGGCCGGCGGCGACGAAGACCATGCGGCTGGCCACGCCCGTGATCGAGATCACGCCGGCATTGGTTGAATAGCCGGTGACCGGCGTGGCGCCGATCAGCGCCGCCAGGCTGCAGCTCAGTCCCTCGCCCACGGCGCCGCGGTCCAGCTGGCGGCTGGTGATGGGCTGGTTGATCACGGCCGAGACCGCGAACCAGGTGCCCGTGGTCTCGGCCATCACCACCAGGTAGATCACCACGAAGGTCAGCACGGCAGGCAGCGAGAACTGCAGCGGGTAGTCGATACCCGCCAGCTTGGGCAGGGTCAGCCAGGGCGCATCGGCGACCGGCTGCCAGGTGAACAGGCCCATGGCCCAGGCCACGGCCGTGCCGCCGGCCAGGGCGATGATCACGGACGACAGGCGCATCCAGCGGCCCAGGCGATTGTCAAAGCGCAGGCCCAGCATCATGGCCGCGATCAGCAGCGCCGCCGATACCGAGGCCAGCGCGATGGACTGGTTGACCGTCATGCCGCCATGCACCGAGAACACATTGGCGCTCAGCGCGATGGGCAGCAGCGACAGACCCACCACCAGGATGATGGTGCCACCGACGATGGGCGGCACCAGCCAGCGGATCACGCGATGGAACCAGCCCAGCGCACCCAGTGCGATGACGATCAGGGCCCCCGGGATCAAGGCGCCATAGACGGAGCCCATGCCGCCGAAGCCCCCGCCCGCGCCAAAGGCCACGGCCAGGATGGCGCCCAGTGGAATATAGGAAGGCCCCTGGGCCACCGGCATGCGCATGCACCAGGCCGTCTGGATCAGCGTGCCCAGTCCAGCCGCCAGGAAGGTGGACTGGATCATGGACGCCGCATCGACCTGCGACAGCGCCAGGGCCGAGGCGATGATGAAGGGCACGACATAGACGTCCATCGCCATCACATGCTGGAGGCCCAGCAACAGGGCCTGCGAGAGCGTGACGCGGTCGTCGGGACGGGCGATCAGGCGCCCTTCGTAGGAGGAAGTCGGTTCGGTCATGGAACGGAAAACGCGGAAATCAGGCGGAGCACGAACACAGCCCACCCTCAGGCCGGGCCGTGGCGATGGCGCTGGTGCACGCATGCGCCCTGCACCCAGGTGCTGGCCACATTGGCGCGCGTGGCATGGTGGATGATCTTTTGCAGGATGTCGGCCGGACCGTCCTGCCCGGGCCAGATCTGCACATTGGAGTCCGGCGCAAGACAATCGACGGCGATGGCATCCATGGCACAGCCGGGCTCGATGCGCCCTATGGGCAGGTCCAGCGCGCTGCCACCCGCCGCCGTGGCCAGCCACAGCGCGAAGACATGGTCGATGCGCGCCTGCTGCCCATGCCCGGCCCTGCCGCGCCGCGCGGCCGACAGATCCGGCTCCACGCCCTCGTGCAAGGCCAGCGAGGCTGTCATGGCATGGCGGCAGGCATCGAACATGCTGGGGCTGTAGCCGCCCGAGATGTCCGTGGCCAGCCCCATGCCCAATCCCTGAGCGCGGCCGCCACGGGCCGGGAACACGCTGTTGGCGAAGTAGAAGTTGGACAGCGGGCAGTGCGCGACCGAAGCCCCCGTGCACGCCATCAGCGCCACGTCCTCGGGCGTCAGGAAGTTGGCGTGGGCCACCACCGTGCGGCGCGTGAGCAGGCCGAAGGCGTGCAGCGCATGCGCGTCGGTCATGCCCTGGCGCTGCAGCACATGGGCATGGGCCCAGTCGCTTTCCGAGCAATGCGTCTGCACATGGGCGCCCGTGCGCTGTGCCAGTGCGCCCAGGCCGCGCAGCAGTTCGTCCGTGCATGAAGGGATGAAGCGCGGCGTGATCGCCGGCAGCACGCGCTGCTGCCCGTTGTCGGGATGGCCGCGCAGCCAGTCGATGAAGCGTTCCGTCTCCTTGATGCCCTCCACGGCGCTGGCGTCCTTGTAGAAGGAAGGACACTGCGTGGGCTCATCCATGGCGACCTTGCCCACCAGGGCGCGCTGGCCCAGGGCCAGGCAACGTTCGGCCAGCACCTGGTTGCCCACGGCATGGATGGTGCCGAAATACATGGCGGTCGTCGTGCCATTGGCCAGCAGGGTGCGCACCACGCTGTCGTACACCTGGGCGGCGAAGCCGGCATCGCCGTAGCGGGCCTCCAGAGGGAAGGTGTATTCCTGCAACCAGACTTCCAGCGGCACGTCCAGCGCCTTGCCGCTTTGCGGCCACTGCGGCGCATGCACATGCAGGTCCACCATGCCGGGCAGCAGGTACTGGCCCTCGGGCAGGCGCGCCAAGGTGCCTGCGGCCGCATGCGCGGCCTCCAGTACGGCGCGGCGGGGATGGTCCCGCTCCAGCACGGCATCGATCATGCCGTTGCCGTCCACCACGATCAGCACGTCCTGCTGGATACGCAGTGCGTCCGGGGAGGGGGCATCAAAGGCGGTGCACAGCAGGGCCCAGCCCAGTGGAGAAGAGGAATTCATCATGGAAAGCGCTGCCCCTGCCTCACCGCGCCTTGAGCTTGGTCATGTCCTCGGCGGTAAGCCAGCGCCACTGACCTGGCTGCAGGTCGTCAGTGAGCTCCAGTTCGCCGATCTTCCAGCGATGCAGACCTTCGACGCGGTTGCCGACGGCCGCGATCATGCGCTTGACTTGGTGGTACTTGCCTTCGGTCAGCGTGAGGTCCAGCACATGCTCGCTCACCTGCTCGCAGGCGGCGGCCCTGACGGGCTTGGGGTCGTCGTCGAGCACCACGCCGTCGAGCAGGCGCTTGATCTGACCGGCATCGACCGGGTGCTTGGTGGTCACGCGGTATACCTTGGGCACATGCTTCTTGGGCGAGCTCATGCGGTGGATGAACTGCCCATCATCGCTGAGCAGCAGCAGACCCGTCGTGTCCTGGTCCAGGCGGCCCACGGCCTGCACGCCTTGAACAGCCCCCTTGTTGGGGCGCTGGCGCAAGGGCATGGGCAGCAGTGTGTAGATGCTGGGATAGGAAGAGGGCTTCTGCGAGCATTCCGTGCCAGCCGGCTTGTGCAGCAGCACATAGCCTGGTGCATGGTATTGCCACTCCACGC
It encodes:
- a CDS encoding TetR/AcrR family transcriptional regulator, producing MKPPEPPATRGRPRTITRERIAQAGMDIGLPDITFVGVAAALGVSHMALYKHVPSLDELKRLVAEEIFTRWQIPQAGGAGRAGLPDYMKVFTNSVREFVRRHPGVTPYVIRRLAATQPMLDKIVGHQRHIAQAYGLSEDQSRWLLATVTFHCMAVADTVYSVAGREPVVDADRAAEEAEMEVELDQGMQALVTGALAMLDR
- a CDS encoding tripartite tricarboxylate transporter permease produces the protein MEIFDALLAGFATAITPANLLWALVGCALGTAVGVLPGIGPAVAVAMLLPITAKVDVTASMIFFAGIYYGAMYGGSTTSILLNTPGETASMVTAMEGNKMAKSGRAGAALATSAIGSFVAGTVATVVVTLFAPSVADFAVKLGPPEYFMLMVLAFTTVSAVLGQSALRGMTALFLGLALGCIGMDQISGAARYTMGKMELLDGVDIVLVAVGLFAVAEVLYAAMYEGKVVESQNRMGRVHMTGRDWKRSWPAWLRGTVIGTPFGCIPAGGTEIPTFLSYATEKKLAKGEDRAEFGTKGAIEGVAGPEAANNATVTAALIPLLTLGIPTSNTTAVLLGAFQNYGINPGPQLFSSSAALVWALIASLYIGNLMLLVLNLPMVGLWVKLLKIPRPQLYAGILIFATVGAYGMRQSAFDLFLLYGIGVLGVVMRRFDFPTAPVVVGMILGPLAEAQMRNAVSIGEGSWWIFLQRPMSLTLIIIVACVLIVPRVLKRLQPKPSPEAAAG
- a CDS encoding tripartite tricarboxylate transporter TctB family protein, which encodes MSESSQPHSLAPDATQADAPGGFPSVRAQTLVGAGVLLVAAGLAFGALQIPSDSGYGGVGPNFLPWLCAAVLAVCGAWLVWEARTGGYREASAPGGHPRADIGAFVWVSAGLLVNAALIATVGFIVSCTICYVLAVQGLRRAGGQTQAGAPITWAKDVFTGLVISAPVFWAFTQFLAINLPGLTETGWL
- a CDS encoding Bug family tripartite tricarboxylate transporter substrate binding protein; protein product: MRRDTFLKSLAALAAAGSLPLSAQAAVAVKMMLPANPGGGWDTTGRALGKALQDAAQASSVTYDNKGGAAGAIGLAQFVNGSKGDPNAMMVMGAVMLGGIITGKPPVNLSQATPLARLTSEYNVFVLPANSPYKSMAEVIAQLKKDPGSIKWGGGSRGSTEHIAAAMIAREVGVDPSKINYVAFRGGGEAISAILGGNVTVGGSGYSEFAEYIGTGKMKPIGVTSGQRLKGVDVPTLKEQGINVEIGNWRGVYGAPGISKAQRDALVAMIEKATKSKAWAEALQKNDWTPAWLAGDAFGEFVDQEFASLRATMVKSGMV
- a CDS encoding response regulator transcription factor gives rise to the protein MARVAAGANVQSMQLLLVEDDTAMRTTLQRTLIRRGIQVETAADGPSALAQWLVREPDAVVLDLSLPGLDGLQVLEQARGQGLRTPVLILTARGTVGDRVLGLNAGADDYLAKPFDLDELEARLRALLRRSSDSFAPKPPPETIAMGALRYDKASGAIHRDGEVMELTPRELALMHALLARPGHAVAKERLFALVFPGESDVQYEAVEVVAYRLRKKLSGTGVQLVTLRGLGYLLKAQAA
- a CDS encoding sensor histidine kinase; protein product: MRDPGLPLPAPARTRSASSWSLRRQLLTGILVPVILFIGFNTWSLYHQTRASLNTAYDRTLLASAKSISEQLDVTGYDEAARLHAIVPYSALEIFEADNQSRMFYRVSTLDGEMVSGFAELPMWHGVIPQRPPYAALVDFYDDQFRGRPVRVAVLLQPVASSEGRGMAVIQVAETLELRETLALQILRTTLARQALLVAAVALIVVFVVQRATQPVRQLSSDLRARPRGDLSPLAAPAAPRELQPLLEAINQLMLRLRQLLSDQKRFVRDASHQLRTPLAVLKAQLQSAQRADVPAEQAFEEIGATVERATRLANQMLALAKVEQLRQEDSTQPAPPAPSPLDEVVRDVAIELSPLIAEQDIDFSIDTEPCPVPAHEWMLRELTRNLLHNAIRHMPAGGSLHISVHQAGSQAVLSLRDSGPGIDSELAQRLFQPFSAGNARSGSGLGLAICHEIVQTLGGAIELRNIYRQGLVCGLHAHVALPMPQATGERPAPRAQ
- a CDS encoding RNA-binding S4 domain-containing protein; the encoded protein is MSENESMRLDKWLWCARFYKTRSLAVEEIGKGRITVNGALVKPAREVRCGDTVALRQGQIPRTVVIRGLSGMRGPAPVAQALYEETAESLAERERLAEQRRLAPEPASSIASQHEGRPTKRDRRQIDQVRERSHWDSRWSASIDDLDRR
- a CDS encoding uracil-xanthine permease family protein produces the protein MTEPTSSYEGRLIARPDDRVTLSQALLLGLQHVMAMDVYVVPFIIASALALSQVDAASMIQSTFLAAGLGTLIQTAWCMRMPVAQGPSYIPLGAILAVAFGAGGGFGGMGSVYGALIPGALIVIALGALGWFHRVIRWLVPPIVGGTIILVVGLSLLPIALSANVFSVHGGMTVNQSIALASVSAALLIAAMMLGLRFDNRLGRWMRLSSVIIALAGGTAVAWAMGLFTWQPVADAPWLTLPKLAGIDYPLQFSLPAVLTFVVIYLVVMAETTGTWFAVSAVINQPITSRQLDRGAVGEGLSCSLAALIGATPVTGYSTNAGVISITGVASRMVFVAAGLVLACLGFLGKFSALIAAIPSPVIGGMFAVVCVTIAMAGIRILRHVRLDERAMLVVGVPIICSFFATLAPKEWVQTLPAMLQYLLGSAVTVGAMAAMVMNLILPKAQDDDAPARDQVV
- the guaD gene encoding guanine deaminase; translated protein: MMNSSSPLGWALLCTAFDAPSPDALRIQQDVLIVVDGNGMIDAVLERDHPRRAVLEAAHAAAGTLARLPEGQYLLPGMVDLHVHAPQWPQSGKALDVPLEVWLQEYTFPLEARYGDAGFAAQVYDSVVRTLLANGTTTAMYFGTIHAVGNQVLAERCLALGQRALVGKVAMDEPTQCPSFYKDASAVEGIKETERFIDWLRGHPDNGQQRVLPAITPRFIPSCTDELLRGLGALAQRTGAHVQTHCSESDWAHAHVLQRQGMTDAHALHAFGLLTRRTVVAHANFLTPEDVALMACTGASVAHCPLSNFYFANSVFPARGGRAQGLGMGLATDISGGYSPSMFDACRHAMTASLALHEGVEPDLSAARRGRAGHGQQARIDHVFALWLATAAGGSALDLPIGRIEPGCAMDAIAVDCLAPDSNVQIWPGQDGPADILQKIIHHATRANVASTWVQGACVHQRHRHGPA
- a CDS encoding 16S rRNA pseudouridine(516) synthase, whose protein sequence is MQLQDILYSQGFGIRRVCSGLVQQGWVELWDSEANDWVRCLDSTQDLDPEGLRFRVQGVEWQYHAPGYVLLHKPAGTECSQKPSSYPSIYTLLPMPLRQRPNKGAVQGVQAVGRLDQDTTGLLLLSDDGQFIHRMSSPKKHVPKVYRVTTKHPVDAGQIKRLLDGVVLDDDPKPVRAAACEQVSEHVLDLTLTEGKYHQVKRMIAAVGNRVEGLHRWKIGELELTDDLQPGQWRWLTAEDMTKLKAR